A genomic segment from Glycine max cultivar Williams 82 chromosome 1, Glycine_max_v4.0, whole genome shotgun sequence encodes:
- the LOC102669231 gene encoding B3 domain-containing protein At2g31720 encodes MRDLKTLKELVASVTDWKSLEKMSCKPFKPSILHLAISQDAPHLYSEEQLIQLKKLSKLLSSAESKPNTNKTDKRVTKKRQIEERPKEERVMPATIKKPRKIILEQNGPSPDLPPRRIILEHSGPSPDLPMQFKNRVAELSGHDLKYLMHKRLFWSDVKPNNNRLSMPINEIMCEFLTQAEIEKLDERNGSNGKGRLVGLELTVLDPCLREFTLPLKKWSMQRTDTYNLVTDWNSIVSTNEFEEGQELQIWSFRIDNKLYLLLNKL; translated from the exons ATGAGGGACTTGAAAACTTTAAAGGAATTGGTGGCAAGCGTTACAGATTGGAAGTCGCTCGAGAAGATGTCTTGCAAACCCTTTAAGCCTTCCATTTTGCATTTGGCAATATCACAAGATGCGCCCCACTTATATAGCGAAGAACAGTTGAttcaattaaagaaattaagcaAACTACTTTCAAGCGCTGAATCGAAGCCAAATACAAATAAGACTGATAAGAGGGTGACCAAAAAAAG ACAAATTGAAGAGAGACCTAAAGAAGAAAGAGTCATGCCAGCAACGATTAAAAAACCAAGAAAGATAATCTTGGAACAGAACGGACCATCACCAGATTTGCCGCCAAGAAGGATAATCTTGGAACATAGCGGGCCATCACCAGATTTGCCAATGCAATTCAAGAACCGAGTAGCTGAGTTGAGTGGTCATGATCTTAAATATTTGATGCACAAGAGACTCTTCTGGTCAGACGTGAAGCCGAACAACAATCGTCTCTCCATGCCCATAAATGAAATTATGTGTGAATTTCTCACACAAGCGGAGATTGAAAAATTGGATGAAAGAAATGGAAGCAACGGAAAAGGACGGCTCGTTGGTCTGGAATTGACTGTGTTAGACCCATGTCTGAGAGAATTTACTTTACCATTGAAGAAGTGGAGCATGCAAAGGACTGACACCTACAACCTGGTAACAGATTGGAATAGTATCGTATCTACTAATGAGTTTGAAGAAGGCCAAGAGCTCCAAATTTGGTCTTTTAGGATTGATAACAAGTTATATCTTCTCCTAAACAAACTGTGA
- the LOC102669103 gene encoding uncharacterized protein codes for MPQTSRCLSLWANPLEPSPLVNTAIGFKLDYGKKKGGSIKELHAKVRANIEKNNEQYAKQANKDRVKVIFEPRDWVWVHTRKERFPTQRKPKLQPRGDGPFQVLEKINDNANKLDLPGEYGSISITFNVADLSFFYVGNEANSRSNPFEEGENVGDATSPSNNPLHGIGGPITRSRTKRMKQALQGQILKIKEKEDQCELRVAPNWDTLLQIDEDTLRPT; via the exons ATGCCCCAAACCTCTCGGTGCCTCTCTTTGTGGGCAAACCCTCTTGAGCCCTCACCTCTCGTCAATACTGCTATTGGTTTCAA GTTAGACTATGGTAAGAAAAAGGGAGGTTCTATCAAAGAGTTGCATGCAAAAGTTCGAGCCAACATTGAGAAGAATAATGAACAATATGCAAAGCAAGCAAATAAGGATCGCGTCAAAGTTATTTTTGAACCAAGAGATTGGGTCTGGGTTCATACGAGGAAGGAAAGGTTCCCTACTCAAAGAAAACCCAAGTTGCAACCAAGAGGAGATGGGCCTTTTCAAGTTCTAGAAAAGATAAATGACAATGCTAACAAGCTAGACTTGCCAGGAGAATATGGTAGCATAAGTATTACCTTTAATGTGGCTgatctatcttttttttatgtagGTAACGAAGCAAATTCAAGGTCGAATCCTTTTGAAGAGGGAGAGAATGTTGGAGATGCAACCAGCCCGTCTAATAATCCTTTACATGGGATTGGAGGTCCTATAACAAGGTCCAGGACTAAGAGGATGAAACAAGCTTTGCAAGGCCAGATTCTAaagatcaaagagaaagaagaccaaTGTGAATTAAGGGTTGCACCTAATTGGGACACTCTCCTACAAATTGATGAAGATACTTTGAGGCCAACTTGA